From Microtus ochrogaster isolate Prairie Vole_2 chromosome 17, MicOch1.0, whole genome shotgun sequence:
GAACCACACAGTCTCCATCTCACTTCAATAACTGGTCATATTTTACTACACATAACTTAACTTTCTACTTCATTATACTACAGTTTTTGgtctgagggttttttgtttgttcgatTGATTGATTTTAGGACAGGATatctctatatagcccaggctagccataaTGTGctatcttcttgcctcagcttcctcggTGCTACGATTACAGGTGTATATCATTAATATCTCAACTGccgttttaattttgagacagggtctcattacttagctcaggctgcctcaaacttgCTCTGATCTTTTTACAAGCCCATGCCTAGTTAGCTAGGTAGGGAAAAGTGGCTGTCTTACTACCTCACGCTCTGCATGAGAGGGTGGCGGTCAAAGTTTGGCCTTCCCTCCTTTTGTTTGCTTACTCACTGGTAAAGGAAGGGAGCataagatggaaaagaaaaatatctagtGTGAACCATACGAtgctggttggttttggttttggctgGTTTgggttattttaatattaaaatattaaaacaagacATCTAAGGTTGGAGCAATGGTTTATCAGTTAAGggctcttcctgctttctcataggaccagagttcagttctcaggatCTACACTGAACAGCACACAACCACTTGTGACTCCAGTCCaaaggcctcttctggcctccacaagcatccctcccaacacacacacacacacacacacacacacacacacacacacacacacaacacatgcacacaaatcatggttaaataaaattttaaatatttaacaacgGGCTGAccagatggcccagcaggtagcAGTCCTTGCTATATACACCTagtgatctgagtttgatcccctgaacccagggtggaagcagagaactgacttctgaaagttgtcctctgaccgccacacacgTGTGCCATGGCACGCACACACAGTATTTAAAACAGTAAGTAGGTTGCACTGCTAAGTCATTACAGCTATAAGAAGTAGACGGATGGCGGTGGAAAGGGCAAACTTTTGAAGAGTGGTTTAGTCCACATCGACccactgaaaagcttctgtagttAACAGCGAGCTCTAGGATCACTTTTTCTTTCATCTACTCAAATGTCaatcaattattttgaaaaaaacaataggGTGAGAGGGGCACGGAGCGTCTCACCATTGCCAGAGGTGTTCGGGGTCACAGTTGTCTAGATAATTAAAGCGGATGATATCAGTGGGATGCTTATCCGACGATCGCCACGGCGGAAGCTCTTTCTCCCCTGGGTTATTCTTCTTTCTTAAGGAGGCGGAGGATCGCAAAGCTAACGAAGGGGACTGCTTTCCCTCTGGAGAGCTGCCGGGAACGGGTTGAACGTCGGCAATTATGAACCCATCCTTTGGAGGTGTCTAGAGGAAGAAAGTGTGTTATTTCTACCCTCAGACCACCAGAATAACACCACCACCAAgaacaaagaacacaaacatattaaccaccctcctcctcctcctcattctcatCCTCACTGTGGTGATAATGATGCGATGATAATGGGGGTAAAGGTTACGAGGAGACAGCAGTCCCAGTCCCAGGAGTATTTCATGTGCACAGCAGTTTCTGTGCATTTTCTTATTCCATCGCTACagtaatttctttattatttatttatagggtcttgtgtagcccaagctcACCTCAAACTCCCTATACAGTCCAATGTGGtcatgaactcttttttttttaaataatttattctgatttatttaactttatgtgcattggtgtgaagttgttagatcccctggaacaggagttacagacagttgtgaactgccacgtaggtgctgggaattgagcttggatcctctggaagagcagtcagtgctcttaaccgctgagctatctctccagcccgatcatgagctcttgatcctcctgcctctgcttcctgagcgctGAGGTTACGGGTCTCTTACGCCAGGTTTGtgtagtgctggggactgaatttggGACTACCTGACCGACAGGCAGACACTCTACCAGACGAGCCGCGTCACCTGCCTTATTTGGTTTTCAAAGACAGTGTCTCAGTCTGTGACCCACGCTGGCTTTGAGATCACTGTCATCTCTCTTCTCCAGTCTCagaagcgctgggattacaggtgtgagcaccACTCCCAACTCTCACAGTAATTTAAAGACCGCTCATCATCGCTCCTATTTTACGGAGCCAGTGTCTGAAGCTAGAAGAAACTATTCAATCGACTCATAAGGACATAAAGAGGATTTCGATTTGATTCCAGAATTCAAATCCAAGTCTGTGGTACTTCAAGTTCGTATGTCAAACCTTTCCATCCTATCCTCAGCTCTACTACCCATTTCCTAGCCTGTCACACGGCAGTTAATATAGTCATAGACGGGTAcaacccccccccgccccctcccaaCAGCGCTCTACCCTTAACGAGCTAACAGACAGACACGTTCAAATTGCACAGGGGTAGACTGTGGCTGTGTCAGTTATCCAAAGCCAAGCCACTCCCTGAGAATAATTCTATTTAATTTCCAAAATTAGAAGTCTGTCTTTTGTGAGGCCTGGTTCATAAAGTGTTTTCAATGCGGGTTTAGCCTAAGGGAAGTGGTACTGGTATGTTAAGAAGCCATTAAGAGCTCAATTTTTGTTCATTAAGAGATTAAGGAGGCTTTGCTTCGTAAATCGACTTGCTTCAATTGTGAGTGAAAAATCAAGAATTTCCCCAGTTGGGACTGGGGTGTAGCTCTCTGGTAGAGACTTTTCTAGGATCTTATATTTCATACCCAGCTCCACCATCAAAAATAACGAAgttatgaaggaaggaagaaaggaaaaaagagaggagggaaggacagaaggaaggaaagaaagatggagagagaaacaaTCCCCTAGTTCCCCAAGCACAGCAAGTTCACTGTTTGAGCCACTCCTTGTTTGTGGTCGTCATTTCTACTCTGAGATTATCCTTAGTAACTAGGTGTTTCAATGACAGTGTTTATTTGGGTATGTCATGGTTCCTAGGCTGAGTCCTGTGGAAACCTGGTTAGGATCTTTGTACTCTTAGCACCTAGCACATAACAACATCTGATAAATATTTACTCGCTTAATGAATGATTATGGCTGTATCAGTTTGCCGTCTGCTGCTATGATAAACTCCATGGCcagaaaagcaacttgggaaggaaaggattcaTTTCGTCTTACAGGTTaaagtccatcattgagggaaatcagggaaagatcttgaagcagaaaccatggacgaatggtgcttgctggcttgcttccagGCTCATGCTCAGTTACCTTTCTTATATAGTTTAGGATTAGCACCTAGGATTAGCTGCCTAGGGTTAGCACCACCCatagtggactgggccctcccacatgaGCAATCAAGACAATGCTTCACAGGCATGGCAAGAGATCAATCCCgggcatgtcaagttgacaactgagatTACCCATCACTATGGCCAACTAAGAAGAcatttaagggggctggagagatggctcagaggttaagagcattgcctgctcttccaaagtcgtgagttcaattcccagcaactacatggtggctcacaaccatctgtaatgaggtctggtgccctcttcgggcctgcaggcatacacacagacaaaatattgtatacataataaataaatatttaaaaaagaagacatttaacaTTTGTGTAATTCTGTAGGCTGTACAGGCCTCATCTAGAAGggacattcatttttattagctTATTTAGAAATAAACCATTGTGTTTTTGCTGGAGGAGTTCTACTTTTATCCCTTGTAAGGGTTGatattgtcaatttgacaggatctggagtcactcaggagacaaacctctgggcacaCCTGCGAGGgggtttctagactgggttagTTGAAGTGAAAAGATCCACCCTAATTGGGGCAGCATCATTCTGGGCACTGAGGTTCCCGATTGGACAGACAGGAGACGGTGACTGAGTACCAGCATCCAGCTCTTAGCTTTCTGACTGTGGAggcatgtgaccagctgctgtaGGAATTTAGCAGTGTTGCTCTACCTAGAGCAGACACTATAATGAACAGCTGTTTTATAGAAGTCCCTTGACCCTGAAGAATCTTTGTGGAAAACAGCGATTGCTTGCCGTGATTTGTAGAATGTTTTTCTGAGGGAGCACTGCAGCCTCCACGTAACTGTGGTCACAAGACGCCTCTGGCGCACCCGAGGCTCCTGCACTACTGTGTACTACAAAGGCACACAGGAAAGGACTAAAGTCACGAGGGTCCGTGATGCTCTCCTTTAGAGAGACATACAGTTAGATCAGGGATCTCGGTATGAGGAAATATGTTAGCCAAAAAACAACTTTGTGAGACAATCAAATCGGCCTTTGTACAGCTGTTCCGGGTTCAGTTCATCAGAGGCGGAACCACACAGGCCTGAAATTTCATCTTGGAGGGACCTCTCTCTTCAACCGACCCACATGACACAGAACACCCCACCAACCAACCACTTCAACATCCTTCAGTCATGACTTCCCACCACAGCAGTGATAAAAGCAATTAATACAAtagtattagaaataaaataatatggaatAATTAAAACACTGGGGAAGTATTTATGTATAAGTAAGAGTAAAATACAGAAAAGTCATTAATTCTGAAAAGCACAATGCTTGGTATTCTAACAAACTGACAATAATGAAACCCACAACAGTGACATAAGCAAGTTTTGCTCCTAACATTTCAAATCTTTTGTGTTGGCAGTTGGATTAAACGCTGGGCCtgacacatgccaggcaagctctgGGCCTACTGCTGAGCTATGTTCCCAGTCTGAATGTAGATTTTCTGGAATTCTGTCATAAATGGACATTGAATCTTGTTAAACAACTTGTTTGCATATCTGTATTAAAATGATcccatatcttcttttttttttttaaagatttatttatttattatgtatacaacattccttccatgtatgcttgcatgccagaagagggcaccagatctcattacagatggctgtgagccaccatgtggttgctgggaattgaactcaggacctctggaagaacagtcagtgctcttaacctctgagccatccctccagccctctcttctttttttttaattctgtgactATTCACATCaaatgagcgtgtgtgtgtgtgtgtgtgtgtgtgcactcacatgtgtgtctgtgaacacaTGTGTGAACATGATTATGGAGGATGGAGTTAAACCTTGGGTGTCAGCTAATAAATAAACACTCGCGCATTCTGGCACATATCTATAGTAACAGCATCCCTaattctgaggcaggaggctcttgagatcaaagccagcctaggccacataaggagatgctgtctcaaacaatgatttaattagcCCACTGACCGACCAACCAACAAACTTCAGCTCATCTTATAGAATCATAAcaaatatgaatatgtaaattCTAACGGCCCATGCTGACAACTACTGAATATAATACAGAATTCCCATGTCAGAACTATCTGGCACATAAATCAGGGCGAGGAATCAGAGAGGAGCACacactctccagccccaggtttgaCCTCTGCAGGTAGCTGTGGTTGGAAGGCAGCAGGTGAGAGCGCTCTGTAACACGAATATCCTGAGAAGGTCTATGAAGCTTCAGACGAGACGTTCGGAGTCTCGGGTATGTCCCTTTCCTACATTCAAGATGGATCTTTGACTCACGAGTTCTAGAATTTGCTACCGCTTTCCGTCTCAAACTTGCCTTGGGTTTGGTGATGTGAAGTTCTCTCACCATTTGAATGTAGTGCTTTTTCCAGATGCCCTGCTCAAATGGGGTTGGGGAGAAGTTGATGTACCAGTTAAAGCGCAGGCACTTGAGCATCCAGAGCTGGTCCAGCTCAGCCAGGCTCTTCCAGTACCAGCTCACCTGGGAAAACAAAGCAGCCTCGTCAGGTTCGTGGCCTCGCTGAGGGACCCCAGAGAACTGCTGTCATTTGCCTCGGAGGCATAGCTCGGTAATGAAACACTTCTGATTCTCCTCCTGTGgtgttctggaattacaggtatgcccCATCACGCCTGCTCTACAGGGTTTTATCTCAATTTAActccagtttatttatttatttttttagtatttttttaaacatttatttttactttaaatgtagcagtatttgcctgtgtgtacgtATAGGCATGCAATCCAGAAGAGGAGTCagggccctggaactggaattatagacaagttgtgagctgccatgtgggcactgggaactgaacctggatcttctgcaagagcagcaagtgctcttaaccgctaagccatctctcctgctccttaACCTCAGTTTCACACAGTAAAGAATACTTGTAAGAAatactggcttctttttttccctaagcCCTCTGAGGGTACACTGGCACATTCTGTTTTAcctatctttctttctgttttattttgcttttgagaaagggttcactctgtagcccaggatagccctgaactcacaacggttctcctgccttagctttcccAGTGCTGAGTTCACAGCTATGCAGCTTAGCTTAGATACCTGTCACTTTTGTTCTCTTAGTAGACATCTCATAAACGCTCTCTCTTGTGCTTTTCTGTTTACAGGTGAGCTGCACTGCCCAATCTGGCATGTTATTATAGCTGTATACACAGGCACCCTGCACTGCACAGTCTAGGTTGTTATTGTAGCTGTGTGCTAGGTGGCAATGCCGTTCTGCTGAGGAACCACGTATATGAGTATAATTGCTAGAAGTTTCGTCATCTAACACTCTggtgtcttacacacacacacacacacacacacacaccctctaagTCTACagagttaaatataaaaaaaacaaggtcAACGGCCATACATTCAAACTTTGCAGAATAAAACCCATCACTTCGTCTTATGCCCATGCATGTGAGTGTTCATCTTTAGGTTATTCCACCCTCAGGGTTTCCTAAGGCCATGTGCCATCCCATTGCCTTTACCTGTGCACAACGGCAAAGGCTCCGGGGGTCCAAGAAGGAAAAGATATAGACGGATAACACCCTTGGCAGCTTGGTAGTAAAATCCAGGGCCTCCGCTGGAATTCTTTCCTGCAGCTTTCGACAGCAGAACTTCTGCTGGGCCAGGGAGCAGCGCTCTAGAAGGCCTGTAAGGATTCTTCTCCTTTGAGAGTCTGTCCATTTGTCAAACTGAGGAAACAGAGTAAGAGAATCCCATGGGTATTCGGATCAATCGTGAGGAAGAGACCAGCACAGAAAGTGAGTTTAGTAAATGACTTGCTAGCGCACAGCATGCGTTTGTTGCTATACCAGTTTGGTAAATTCCACATTTCACCACGGACTTATCCTTTCTCGCATTTCCAGTATGTGACCAGACCACATGCATTGGACAGAATGCATCTGGCCCAGACCTTCAGTGTATATGTaatagtcaacttgacacaatctagaaccACTTGAAGAGAGCCTCATGGAGGGGTTGTCTAGACCAAGTTGGCATTTGACCATATCCCTGGGGGAGTatctcagtgagggattgtctagaccaggttggcatttGGGTATGTCCCTGGGGGAGTGTCTTGATTATGTTAATTGATATGTAGGCCCATATTTTCTGCACGGTGTGACAGCCAAGTTCTCGGGTCATAGTTGGTATCCAAAGCAATCCTTCTAGACAGGCTGTCGCTACCTAACAACAGGCTCAGGATTTACCcgctccttctcttttgttattatgtagaTCGCCTGGGAAGAGGTGTAAATTCCAAGCTAGTGAGTTGGGGCCTTGACTGCAGTCCCACtacccccccaccacacacacaaagagaatattaatgagcttccaccttggtttaccttGGGGAATAAAAGGTGTTTAAATAATAAACACGGGTGATCCTCGGGAATGAATGAAGCCTGAGACTCCCTTCGGATATTGCTGTGTAAACTGTGTCTCAATTTTTCCCACACCTCCATGCCGATCTAGAGAGGGAAAAGTAGTTTATGTTGGGGCTTCGGACCCCGACACAGCCTATAgtgggaggcaccattccctCGGCAGGGGATCCTGTGCTATCTAAGTGCTGAGAGAAAGCCGAGCATGTATGCACGTATGCACttatctttctctgctcttgacgGTAGATGTGACTAGCTGTTTTAAATTACTGCACTGATGTCCCTGCTATGGTGGATGATAACCAGAACTGTGGACTAAGATGAACCCTTCCTCCCATGGATTGCTTTCTTGTTGAGGTGTTTTGTCATCGCACACATGACATGACACTAGGAAACATAGCAAATAAACGTGTGTatgaagagcagagggaaatGAGTGACCCTCAATGGCTCTTAGCCAGCTGTCTCCTGTCTGATACAGTTGAGAAGCTCATGTTCAGGAGATGGTCTTACCTACAAGACAAtgcccacagacatggccacaggtcaGTCTAGCTGAGATAGCTCTTCAGCTGAAATCCCCTTCTCAAATGAGTCTAGGTTGTGGCAAGCTGACGTTAAAATTCGCCTTCACAGTATGGGTGCCGATTCATTTTTGTTGGGGTACAGATGTGAGATATGCCCCTGTAGGGTGTGCCCCTCCGGCCCTTGTACTCTTCTCCAACTTCAAAAGGAGGCTCTCTTTCAACAATTTAAAGCACCTTGTGATGACTTCAGAACTTGTCTGTAAATGTCccacttcctctgcttccctccgaACACTGATTCAGAGTTATTAGAAAGTCTCCTGGATTATAGTTTACCTCATGTAAAGTCTGTTTATCCGTTCTGAGTTTGGATTATTTGACAGGAAGAGAATATTCAGTGTCTCGCTCTCAATTTCCTATTGTTTGTAATATTCAAAATGTCCTTATTTATACATTGTGGGTCATTATAGTTACATTGTAGGGCTATTGTGAGGATTATATACTATCGTGAGGTTTAcacgtacatatatatgcatgtgtatgtgtgtgtttacattgtATAAGTGACACCTATTATTCTAAAATGCCATGGAGATTTTAAAAGCAATAAGTAAGTGGTTAAATCTACATACAAGAGATAAATCTATGTGCAAGACACTTCAAAAGCATCAAGCTGTCATTTCTGTGCTTTGACATGAATCAGTCAAGGTAAACTCCCCAGATTTCTTTAGTGCCACATAAGAGAATGAACTCACATTATAGtgtgaattaaaatgaatataaaagaacattAGGATCATAAAaacctataaaggaaaacactgaaaCACTCTCCCTGGAGATTAAAAAGATAATTACATGGACTCTTCATTTGTTTCGCTGATCCAGAAAGTCCAGGATAATTTACATTTGGTTCAGATAGGTGTTTTTTGCCTCAGGGATTTTCCTTTCTAATTGTGTTTGTTTTAGCTAATAGAAAATGAATTTGCATTCCTTGAACCCCTACCAAGTCAAGGTGGGGGTGGTGACTCAGAATACTGAgcagcaggggaaaaaaatccctttggAGTTTAGAAGGTGTTAGAATAAACTAGGAAGTAGCTAATCCAGGCAGAGTTCACTGGGCAGGAATTTAACAACCTCCCTTATTTTTTGCATCAACTCTTCAGTAAAATACAAAGCATAAAAGGAAGGGATGAGGGTGTGAGGCTGGAAGCCATTAGAGTTCTCTTATTCCACTGTCACACGGTGTTGGGGTTCACTCCTGAAGGATGCAGTTCTGTGGGGTATTCTTAGTAACTGTGAACACGCTATTTTTAGAGTTTCTATAGCTTGAGCTATCGAAGTTCACCAATCTCACAATGAATGGCAAGGACAGGAAGGTGATTTGGGAGGCTTCCCCCGGCTTGNNNNNNNNNNNNNNNNNNNNNNNNNNNNNNNNNNNNNNNNNNNNNNNNNNNNNNNNNNNNNNNNNNNNNNNNNNNNNNNNNNNNNNNNNNNNNNNNNNNNNNNNNNNNNNNNNNNNNNNNNNNNNNNNNNNNNNNNNNNNNNNNNNNNNNNNNNNNNNNNNNNNNNNNNNNNNNNNNNNNNNNNNNNNNNNNNNNNNNNNNNNNNNNAGACTTACAAGCAGAGACAACACCCATCTGGACTTTATCTGGATTCTGGGAACCCGAACTTACATCCTCACACTTCtgaggcaagtgctttaaccactgagctctctccatAGCCctacaaaggatttttttttttttaaagagagggtcACATCATGTATctcagactgcccttgaactcagaatcctgcctcggcctctggggtgctggaattacaggtgtgtacctgtAATTCCACAGTACACTCTATATACAGGTTAGGTTTCTCATTGTTATTTTGCTTGTTGCTATTCTAAATATCAAACAGAATCACTCTGGGACAAATTTCCCTGAcctctctctcccattcccttcccagtctccccaatcctctatctcctgtctttgtctcgaattccctgccctttgtcccactggggcaaataaatctttgtgctgagaacttggtcttggggctCCTGAGATAAACCCATCCCTTACAATACCTGCTcccctcacatatacacacaattaaaaataaaacttttaaaatttgaagacCTTGAAGGGCTGAGAGatgatagctcagttggtaaggggGTTTGCCTTGCCAGATCTGAATTTAGACCCCCaatacccatgtaaaagctgggtgtggccgcacactcctgtaatcccaaagttggagaggttgagacaggaaTCTTTGGGATTTACCAGCCAGCCAGTCCAGTGGAATCCAAGAGCTCCAGATTTATAAAAGACCATATCTTAAAAAGTAAggagggccagtaagatggctcagtagttaaagggCCATGGCAtacaagtctggtgacctgagtttgatctcagaaATCtatggaaagatggaaagagagaacagacgccaaaaagttgtcctctgacctccacaccggCACTGTGGCACGTGTGCCCTAAtacaggcaccacacacacatacacacacacgaaaatgagaaataaagtaTACAACCGACTGTGTTTTAGTATAGCAACAAGATCACAGTCATCACCACTATCTAATCTCAGCTCGTTTTTAtacccccccccaataaaaaagcagaaatggCACCGTTCTCTGAGGTCCCTTACATTTAACTTTTCAGCTGTCATCTACTGCCTTTCAGAGACTCAGTAACCAAATACGTTAGTCTGGGAGTCATGAAGTCAATTGGATCCAAGCTCATCCTCACCTGGGATGGTGGATGGGTGGGACTCACAGCGGCATCCACCATAATGCGAATGGCTtcaccatttttttcttattttgaattgCCATCAgattattaaagataaaataatttggaaaaaataaatacataagcatTTATGCTATGGGATGatcattctgtatgctgtgaatatatattcctctcattggttaataataaaggcTGTTTAACCAATAGTCAGGAAGGATAAGATTAGGTGAACAATCAACTGAGAACTCAGATGAGGAACGGTAGAGTCAGGAGAGATGCCAGTCAGTGCCAAACAAGCAGGACTTGATGAAAATTAGATAAAAAGCCTTGGCCCATatggaaaaatatagaaaaaaatatgggttaatttaaatgtaagagttagctagtaataagcctgagctactggtcaaacattaataattaatataagcctctgagtaatTTATTTGGAAGTGGCTATAGGACAGGAcgggacagagaaacctctgtttacatatttcattctattttaaattgttttttttgggggggcgagTAGGAGAAGATTGATTTATGAAAACAGGGTCTtgggagcccaggctgaccttgaacctggTATATAGCCTGAGGCTGTTCTTGAATAGAttctcccacctctgcttcccaagtgccaggactATAGGCTTTTAAGTGTCCAGTGGCATTAAATAATTTCACATTATAGTgcaaccaccactaccacctgtcTCTAGAACTTTCTCAAACCAAGAGTCTACACCTATCAAATACTAGCTCCCCAACCCCTAGTCACCTCTGttctattttctatctttatgaatTTGCCCATTCTAAGTACCTCATATAAAGTGGAGTTgtacaatatttgtctttgaaaCTGGCACACAATGCCTTCAAAGCTCATCCATGATATATAGTATGTtgaaggcgaaggcgtaagtcaaaaacaatcccacaccagtttagaattatgattaa
This genomic window contains:
- the Fbxo16 gene encoding F-box only protein 16 isoform X1, with translation MMAFAPPKSTDGSKMQTKMSTWTPLNHQLLNDQVFEERRALLGKWIGMEVWEKLRHSLHSNIRRESQASFIPEDHPCLLFKHLLFPKFDKWTDSQRRRILTGLLERCSLAQQKFCCRKLQERIPAEALDFTTKLPRVLSVYIFSFLDPRSLCRCAQVSWYWKSLAELDQLWMLKCLRFNWYINFSPTPFEQGIWKKHYIQMVRELHITKPKTPPKDGFIIADVQPVPGSSPEGKQSPSLALRSSASLRKKNNPGEKELPPWRSSDKHPTDIIRFNYLDNCDPEHLWQCRRKRNEVTPHFKRQFRDQKNKLEDGVRLRKARSLMSLSSHPKVPVHPAWPLHLPVGPSDPEAATQILTEHFPRHPGLQSPPAEAPEWTLT
- the Fbxo16 gene encoding F-box only protein 16 isoform X3, encoding MMAFAPPKSTDGSKMQTKMSTWTPLNHQLLNDQVFEERRALLGKWIGMEVWEKLRHSLHSNIRRESQASFIPEDHPCLLFKHLLFPKFDKWTDSQRRRILTGLLERCSLAQQKFCCRKLQERIPAEALDFTTKLPRVLSVYIFSFLDPRSLCRCAQVSWYWKSLAELDQLWMLKCLRFNWYINFSPTPFEQGIWKKHYIQMVRELHITKPKTPPKDGFIIADVQPVPGSSPEGKQSPSLALRSSASLRKKNNPGEKELPPWRSSDKHPTDIIRFNYLDNCDPEHLWQCRRKRNEVTPHFKRQFRDQKNKLEDGVRLRKARSLMSRRELLSLCP
- the Fbxo16 gene encoding F-box only protein 16 isoform X2 codes for the protein MMAFAPPKSTDGSKMQTKMSTWTPLNHQLLNDQVFEERRALLGKWFDKWTDSQRRRILTGLLERCSLAQQKFCCRKLQERIPAEALDFTTKLPRVLSVYIFSFLDPRSLCRCAQVSWYWKSLAELDQLWMLKCLRFNWYINFSPTPFEQGIWKKHYIQMVRELHITKPKTPPKDGFIIADVQPVPGSSPEGKQSPSLALRSSASLRKKNNPGEKELPPWRSSDKHPTDIIRFNYLDNCDPEHLWQCRRKRNEVTPHFKRQFRDQKNKLEDGVRLRKARSLMSLSSHPKVPVHPAWPLHLPVGPSDPEAATQILTEHFPRHPGLQSPPAEAPEWTLT
- the Fbxo16 gene encoding F-box only protein 16 isoform X4 — its product is MEVWEKLRHSLHSNIRRESQASFIPEDHPCLLFKHLLFPKFDKWTDSQRRRILTGLLERCSLAQQKFCCRKLQERIPAEALDFTTKLPRVLSVYIFSFLDPRSLCRCAQVSWYWKSLAELDQLWMLKCLRFNWYINFSPTPFEQGIWKKHYIQMVRELHITKPKTPPKDGFIIADVQPVPGSSPEGKQSPSLALRSSASLRKKNNPGEKELPPWRSSDKHPTDIIRFNYLDNCDPEHLWQCRRKRNEVTPHFKRQFRDQKNKLEDGVRLRKARSLMSLSSHPKVPVHPAWPLHLPVGPSDPEAATQILTEHFPRHPGLQSPPAEAPEWTLT
- the Fbxo16 gene encoding F-box only protein 16 isoform X5 produces the protein MMAFAPPKSTDGSKMQTKMSTWTPLNHQLLNDQVFEERRALLGKWIGMEVWEKLRHSLHSNIRRESQASFIPEDHPCLLFKHLLFPKFDKWTDSQRRRILTGLLERCSLAQQKFCCRKLQERIPAEALDFTTKLPRVLSVYIFSFLDPRSLCRCAQVSWYWKSLAELDQLWMLKCLRFNWYINFSPTPFEQGIWKKHYIQMVRELHITKPKTPPKDGFIIADVQPVPGSSPEGKQSPSLALRSSASLRKKNNPGEKELPPWRSSDKHPTDIIRFNYLDNCDPEHLWQCRRKRNEVTPHFKRQFRDQKNKLEDGVRLRKARSLRPQL